A window of Cucurbita pepo subsp. pepo cultivar mu-cu-16 chromosome LG06, ASM280686v2, whole genome shotgun sequence contains these coding sequences:
- the LOC111796483 gene encoding receptor-like protein kinase 2, with protein sequence MMRGIRISNSVSTVVLFLLFFVFLLLPLISGLNQQGIALLSWLSTFNSSSSATFFSSWDLTHQNPCIWDYIKCSGDGFVTEIEISSINLGTGFPVELLGFKSLTKLVLSNANLTGAFPQTVCNLSSLIVLDLSFNALTGEIPAKIGEFSKLEFLSLNSNSLSGEIPPEIGNCSSLKRLELYDNLLVGRIPAEIGELKSLEILRAGGNHGIHGGIPGEISKCEELTFLGLADTGISGRIPMSFGELKNLKTLSVYTANLSGEIPPEIGNCSSLENLFLYQNQLSGKIPDELGNMKSIRRVLLWQNNLSGEIPESLGNGTELVVLDFSLNDFSGEVPVSLAKLIALEELLLSENKFSGQIPSFIGNFSSLKQLELDNNRFSGGIPPSIGRLNQLSLFFAWQNSLTGNIPAELSNCEKLEALDLSHNSLTGTIPESLLNLKNLSQLLLISNRFSGEIPRNLGNCTGLTRLRLGSNNFTGKIPSEIGLLRDLSFLELSENQFKSEIPPEIGNCTELEMVDLHGNELHGNIPSSFSFLVELNVLDLSMNRLTGAIPANLGKLSSLSKLILKGNFITGSIPSSLGFCKDLQLLDLSSNRISGSIPSEIGRIQELDILLNLSSNSLNGEIPESFSNLSKLANLDISHNMFIGSLEMLGNLDNLVSLDVSFNNFSGVLPDTKFFQSLPSSVFSGNQKLCFSRTECHMDSNNGRGRKLNRNLIVFVFLSVISAALFVLIVSSLFAKLRGTTTSRNSHEDSLDWEFTPFQKLSFSVNDIITRLSDSNVVGKGCSGLVYRVETPAKQVIAVKKLWPLKNGDVVVTERDLFSAEVQILGSIRHRNIVRLLGCCNNGKTRLLLFDYISNGSLGGLLHEKRVFLDWDARYKIILGAAHGLAYLHHDCIPPILHRDIKANNILVGAQFEAVLADFGLAKLVDSSGCSRPSNAVAGSYGYIAPEYGYSLRITEKSDVYSYGVVLLEVLTGKAPTDTRIPEGVHIVTWVNKELRNRNKEFTAILDQQLLQRSGTQIQQMLQVLGVALLCVNTVPEERPTMKDVAAMLNEIKHETEEYEKKPNLLERGAITNPKAAVHCSSFSRSSEPLIRAVPSAVP encoded by the exons ATGATGAGAGGAATAAGAATCTCAAATTCTGTTTCAACCGTtgtgttgttcttgttgttcttcgtgttcttgttGTTGCCATTAATTTCTGGTCTCAATCAACAGGGCATAGCTCTGCTTTCATGGCTTTCAACGTTTAATTCCTCTTCTTCTGCTACGTTTTTCTCATCTTGGGATTTGACCCATCAGAATCCATGCATTTGGGATTATATCAAATGTTCAGGGGATGGATTTGTTACTGAAATTGAGATTTCCTCCATTAATCTCGGAACTGGTTTTCCGGTGGAGCTTCTTGGATTCAAATCCCTCACTAAACTTGTTTTATCTAATGCTAATCTCACTGGGGCATTTCCACAAACAGTTTGTAATCTATCCTCGTTGATTGTTTTGgatttgagttttaatgctttgaCAGGGGAGATTCCGGCGAAGATTGGGGAGTTTTCGAAGTTGGAATTCTTGTCGTTGAATTCGAATTCGTTGAGCGGCGAAATTCCGCCGGAGATTGGGAATTGTTCGTCGCTGAAACGGCTTGAACTCTATGATAATCTATTGGTTGGGAGGATTCCGGCGGAAATCGGTGAGTTGAAATCGTTGGAGATTCTTCGCGCCGGTGGAAATCACGGCATTCATGGCGGAATTCCGGGGGAGATTTCTAAATGTGAAGAACTTACGTTTTTAGGGCTTGCAGATACCGGGATTTCGGGGCGGATTCCGATGAGTTTTGGTGAGCTTAAGAATCTCAAAACGCTTTCGGTTTATACTGCGAATCTCTCCGGCGAAATCCCGCCGGAAATTGGGAACTGTTCTTCGTTAGagaatttgtttctttatcaGAATCAACTTTCCGGGAAAATTCCCGACGAATTGGGGAATATGAAGAGTATTAGAAGAGTGTTGTTATGGCAGAATAATTTAAGCGGAGAGATTCCGGAATCTCTCGGGAATGGAACAGAGcttgttgttcttgatttctcGTTGAATGATTTCTCCGGCGAAGTCCCTGTTTCTTTAGCGAAATTAATCGCTCTTGAAGAGCTACTGTTatctgaaaataaattttccgGCCAAATTCCGTCGTTCATCGGAAACTTTTCATCTCTGAAACAACTCGAATTGGATAACAACAGATTCTCCGGTGGAATTCCGCCGTCAATCGGCCGATTAAACCAGCTCTCTCTGTTCTTCGCTTGGCAGAATTCACTCACCGGAAACATCCCGGCAGAGCTTTCCAACTGCGAGAAACTCGAAGCACTCGATCTTTCCCATAATTCACTCACCGGAACAATTCCAGAATCTCTGTTGAATCTCAAGAATTTGAGCCAATTATTACTGATATCCAATCGATTTTCCGGCGAAATCCCTCGGAATTTAGGGAATTGTACCGGCCTGACTCGTTTACGCCTCGGATCAAACAACTTCACCGGAAAAATCCCGTCGGAGATTGGACTTCTTCGTGATTTAAGCTTCCTAGAGCTATCGGAAAATCAATTTAAGTCGGAAATTCCGCCGGAGATTGGGAACTGTACTGAATTAGAAATGGTTGATCTCCATGGAAACGAACTCCATGGAAATATTCCTTCATCGTTCTCCTTCCTCGTAGAACTCAATGTTTTGGACCTCTCCATGAACAGATTAACCGGCGCCATTCCTGCAAATCTGGGTAAGCTTTCATCTCTAAGCAAATTGATTCTCAAGGGAAATTTCATCACTGGTTCGATCCCATCTTCATTGGGTTTCTGCAAAGATTTGCAATTATTGGATCTAAGTAGTAACAGAATCTCTGGTTCAATCCCATCTGAGATTGGTCGAATTCAAGAACTCGATATTCTTCTGAATTTGAGTTCAAATTCATTGAATGGTGAAATCCCTGAAAGCTTTTCAAATCTCTCTAAGTTAGCTAATTTGGATATCTCTCATAACATGTTCATCGGAAGCCTCGAAATGTTGGGGAATCTCGACAATCTTGTCTCTCTTGATGTCTCATTCAACAACTTCTCCGGTGTTCTTCCCGATACAAAGTTCTTCCAAAGCCTCCCATCCTCTGTTTTCTCCGGCAATCAAAAGCTCTGTTTTTCAAGAACAGAATGTCACATGGATAGCAACAATGGCAGAGGGAGGAAACTGAATAGAAATCTAAtagtttttgtgtttcttaGTGTCATTTCAGCTGCATTGTTTGTGTTAATCGTGTCGAGTTTGTTCGCGAAATTACGCGGCACGACAACTAGCAGGAACAGCCATGAAGATAGCTTGGATTGGGAGTTTACTCCATTTCAGAAGCTGAGTTTCTCTGTGAATGATATCATTACGAGGTTATCGGATTCGAACGTCGTTGGAAAGGGTTGTTCGGGTTTGGTTTATCGTGTCGAAACTCCGGCGAAACAGGTGATTGCTGTGAAGAAGCTATGGCCTTTGAAGAATGGTGATGTTGTTGTTACAGAAAGAGACTTGTTTTCAGCTGAAGTTCAGATTCTTGGTTCCATTAGACATAGGAATATTGTTAGGCTTTTGGGTTGCTGTAACAATGGCAAAACTAGGCTGCTTTTGTTTGATTATATCAGTAATGGAAGTTTGGGTGGATTGCTGCATGAGAAGAGGGTGTTCTTGGATTGGGATGCGAGGTATAAGATTATATTGGGAGCTGCTCATGGCTTGGCTTATTTGCATCATGATTGTATACCTCCAATCCTCCATCGTGATATTAAAGCAAACAACATCTTAGTAGGAGCACAATTTGAAGCTGTTCTTGCGGATTTCGGCCTGGCGAAGCTCGTCGATTCTTCGGGTTGTTCGAGACCTTCCAATGCTGTTGCTGGTTCTTATGGCTATATTGCTCCAG AATATGGGTACAGCTTAAGGATAACAGAGAAAAGTGATGTATACAGTTATGGTGTTGTGCTTCTAGAGGTGTTAACAGGGAAGGCACCAACGGACACTAGAATCCCAGAAGGCGTCCACATTGTGACATGGGTTAACAAAGAActaagaaacagaaacaaggAATTTACAGCAATTCTTGATCAGCAGTTACTCCAACGATCAGGAACTCAAATCCAACAGATGCTTCAAGTGCTCGGCGTGGCTCTCCTCTGCGTCAATACCGTGCCGGAGGAGCGACCGACAATGAAAGACGTCGCAGCCATGCTGAATGAGATCAAGCATGAAACTGAGGAGTATGAGAAGAAGCCTAATTTGTTGGAAAGAGGAGCCATCACAAATCCTAAAGCAGCTGTTCATTGTTCAAGTTTTTCTAGATCATCTGAGCCTCTGATTAGAGCTGTTCCTTCTGCAGTGCCATAG
- the LOC111797622 gene encoding uncharacterized protein LOC111797622: MEAGKVDICQQCGDTGFSEALNYCKICRTYPIHRYCLDKLPKTFDEYVTWFCEDCEATVAPIVKSKVKLKEKKLIKRLKKKWKAMMKRNANDDKNQSSRPLQLPDAHCSGENDTAPGGPGELVREGGTNHDEVAASSDTSDFLMHNCYVAQPIVDPVWRGTLEVWNQSFGGVCVLVAHMSSLACSKVYEEAKTLPELLSVEILRRSDIWPKGFEKLGPTDQSIALYFFAEGERSQKAFDLLINSMMCQDLAMKTVLKNAELLVFTSSVLPMRYWRFQTKYYLWGVFRAKRAAQPGKNVASEERTFTESSPCIQSPISPTSPLSNTSVLHSGSLRSCSPLP; encoded by the exons ATGGAAGCAGGAAAG GTTGATATTTGTCAGCAATGTGGAGACACTGGTTTTAGTGAGgctttaaattattgtaaaataTGTCGGACTTATCCTATCCATCG CTATTGCTTGGATAAATTGCCAAAAACTTTTGATGAGTATGTTACTTGGTTTTGTGAAGATTGTGAGGCAACAGTGGCGCCAATAGTAAAAtctaaagttaaattaaaagagaaaaagctTATCAAACGactgaagaagaaatggaaggcAATGATGAAAAGGAATGCGAACGATGATAAAAATCAAAGTAGTCGTCCTCTTCAACTTCCCGACGCACATTGCAGCGGAGAGAATGATACAGCACCTGGAGGGCCGGGAGAGCTAGTTCGTGAAGGTGGAACCAATCATGATGAAGTCGCTGCATCGTCTGATACATCTGATTTCTTAATGCACAACTGTTATGTTGCACAGCCTATAGTCGATCCGGTTTGGAG GGGAACTTTAGAAGTTTGGAACCAAAGTTTTGGTGGAGTTTGTGTACTTGTTGCTCATATGTCTAGCTTAGCATGCTCAAAAGTGTACGAGGAGGCAAAAACGTTACCGGAGTTACTTTCCGTTGAAATACTTCGTAGATCCGATATATGGCCGAAAGGATTCGAGAAATTGGGGCCAACTGATCAAAGTATTGCTCTTTATTTCTTTGCAGAAGGGGAAAG AAGCCAAAAGGCGTTTGATCTTCTCATCAATTCAATGATGTGCCAGGACCTAGCCATGAAGACTGTGTTGAAGAATGCAGAGCTATTAGTTTTTACTTCGTCCGTGTTACCGATGCGATATTGGA GATTTCAGACGAAGTACTATTTGTGGGGCGTCTTTCGTGCGAAGCGAGCTGCACAACCGGGAAAGAATGTGGCGTCTGAGGAGAGAACTTTTACCGAGTCATCACCTTGTATACAAAGCCCTATAAGTCCTACAAGCCCTTTAAGCAACACCAGTGTTCTTCATTCTGGGTCGCTTCGTTCTTGCTCGCCTCTACCATGA